Below is a window of Plasmodium sp. gorilla clade G2 genome assembly, chromosome: 14 DNA.
aataatattaaatttgcacgtctgatatatttttgaaataattatatttttttataaaataaactattaccttatatatttgacgataatatttgttaatattcatatacaaaatattgaatattattatatgaatttatgATAAgatcaatataaataaagaatttttaatataatttttatttataataaaaacacacactcttgttattttatataattagaaataattcattttgaGAAACAATTCGCTTGTAATActtaacatttatataaataccaTATTACACAACaccataataaataaaataaaataaaacaaataaatgtataagaACAAATGCGATATATTATGTTTGATacattcattattataattattattttataattttaattgatttaagattttttttgtatgtcAGTAAAAGAAATAAGTTAAATATCAAatatcattttaaaaaagaaaaagaaaaggaattTATATAACGGatccataaaaatattcttataaaataaaattaatatttttttctatatataaatatttaatttattctaattttttcttattttatatgtaaataatttattatatatatatataatatatttatttatttatttatttaacatttttggtataatatttaatataggGTTTAAAAGAGAATAAGCGCTAAATATAtccttaataatatttttatataaattaaaaaaagtattaaaaAGGGCTCTTccaacatattttatatatataaatataatacagtattacatatataataaaaatcttttaatttttttatttacatattaatacCACTCATATacgatatatataaatgatatgaCTTGATAAATAGGgctaataaatatatagaagtATAATATAGTAACACCTCTTTTAAAAGTTACATgctaataacaaaaaaaaaaatatatatatgtatatattatatatatgtataatataatgtatacTAATGCTTCTTTTACTTGTTATTCAacaaaaaatcatatatgtttaaatatattcaattgttatatttataattataataaaagaaatatatttataattttaataccatagtaattttaaaaacatttatttaaaattattaagttTTTTCCATAGTATAAATTATTCtactataaaataaaaatatatataatatatatatacaatatatataaatttattattttatatatatatatatattgtatgtgTTACTCTTTtattgtatgtatataaaactTATATTTTagcatatatttaatatattatatatgtaccctacattttttttttttttcttctttttatctaattcaatattatatatatagtaaatgtataaataaaaatatattaaatatatatatatatatataatatttatttattaatttttcgaagttctcctttttatttaattcccccctaaaagagaaaaaaaaaataaaataaaatatataaatatatatatatatatatatatatatacataaatgtatataatattttatatataataaaatatatacctaatagaattattatatgtaatattatatatatatatattttatttatttatatattttagaaagcccgtaaaatataatagttaaaggaaatataatttatatttttaaattatatatttgaaaaaaaaaaaaaaaaaaaaaaaaacatttttgtatatattcctgcaatatatatatatatatatatatatatatatatatatctatatatgcatatataattttatttatataaaaaaatgaagttaACAATTAAAGAAGAAGATTTTACCAACAACTTCatgaaaaatgaagaagCATTTAACACGTATAGAGTAACTAAAGTAAAAAAATGGAATGctaaaagaatatttaaaatattttttttaacaatatTTTTAGTTGTAACAGGAggtttttcttattatatatatgagaatGTGGTTTTTCAAAAGAACAGAAAAGTTAATCACATAATTAAAACATCAAAATATTCGACAGTAGGCTTTGATATTGAAAATTCATATGATAGACTTATGAAAACAGTTAAAGaacataaattaaaaaattatataattgaatCTGTAaacctttttaaaaaaggaataacaaaaaaaaattatttaggTAGTGAATTTGATAATGTCGAATTAAAAGATTTAGCAAATGTATTATCTTTTGGAGAGGCTAAACTTGGAGATAATGGTCAGAAATTTAATTTCTTATTCCATACAGCTTCATCTAATATATGGGTACCGAGTATAAAATGTACTTCAGAAGGttgtgaaaataaaaatcattatGATTCATCTCAATCAAAAACATATGAAAAAGATGATTCACCTGTTAAATTAACAAGTAAATCTGGTACTATAAGTGGAGTGTTTAGTAAAGATTTAGTAACCATTGGTAAATTATCAGTtccatataaatttattgaaaTGACTGAAATTGTTGGATTTGAACCTTTCTATTCTGAATCAACAGTTGATGGTGTTTTCGGTTTAGGATGGAAAGATTTATCAATAGGTTCTATAGATCCATATGTTGTTGAATTGAAAActcaaaataaaattgaacAAGCCCTTTATACAATTTATTTACCACcagaagataaaaataaaggttATTTAACTATAGGAGGTATTGAAGAAAGATTCTTTGATGGACCATTAAcatttgaaaaattaaatcatGATTTAATGTGGCAAGTTGATTTTGATGTACATTATGGTAATGTATCAGCAAAAAAAGCAAATGTTATTTTAGATACTGCTACTAGTGCTATAACTGTTCCAACAGAATTTTTTAATCAATTTGTTGAATCAGCAAGTGTTTTCAAAGTTCCATTCTTATCTTTATATGTAACTACTTGTGGTAACAATAAATTACCAACACTTGAATACCGTTCACCAAATAAAGTTTACACATTAGAACCTAAACAATATCTTGAACCATTAGAAAATATCTTTTCAGCATTATGTATGCTTAACATTGTACCTATtgatttagaaaaaaatacattcGTTTTAGGTGACCCATTTATGAGAAAATATTTCACCGTCTATGATTATGATACTCACAGTGTTGGATTTGCCTTAGccaaaaatttataaaccaacaaaaaaaataaataaataaataaaatgaaatgaaatgaaacttgtttataatatatattttaatttatacatatattaatatctaTATGGTGtcgttttattatattgcatttattttataacacattttttttatatatttatatatatattttatatatatttttaatttttaattttttaattttttaatttttttttttttttttttttttttttgatgaaTATACGtatgatatttattattgaTTGATCTCTATggtctttttattttatatatatatattttttttcatagccttaaaaaaaaaaatatttaaaagtaacctacatatatattaactacatgaacaaaaaaaaaaaaaaaaaattaagtacACAAACatgtatttaatattttttacacgCTGTAACATTTTCTGTtgtttttttgaaaaatatataacaatatatatatattatttatattataattatttgtcCACAcctttaattaattattagaaagttgtaataataaagatatttatatttatatttatatttagcATATtactttataattatttattcttttgatGTAAAAGCAAAATGGtagttttaaatatatttattaaagagtaaaatttttaatttgcaaaaaaaaaaaaaaataatatatatatataatgtatatataatatatatatattatatatatatatatatatatgagaaagttaaaagaaaaaaattttaagtataaaaaaaaaatgataataaaataagtaaaaaattttatataaaaaaaaaagaaacacacaaaaatatataaaaaaaaaaaaataaaataataaataaataacatatatgtgtatatattattatatatgtttgtaatatatatgttttgctattatattttccttattaTATGGAAACGGAAATATGTactttaaaaatatggaaaaatacaaaaacttatatatatatatatatatatatatatatatatatgtatatattaaagaaacACATGCTGGGCTgattaaagaaataaaaatataaacaaatattttaatatatatatattaatacatttgtatatatatatttcctcaATACTTTTTTCCATCTTGTGTATTTTACATTATTCAACAATTTAACGTtgaatatacatacatatatatatatatatatatatatatatattttatgaaacaAAAAACTACTAaagtaaattaaataaaatttatatgtcataaataaatataaaaatatatagacatataagataatatatattttttataaaatactatatataacatcattacataaaaaaaaaaaaaaaaagaaaaaagagaaagaaagaaagaaaaaaaaaattaaacatatacatatttattaattattataaaatttatatgatttaataatattttattacaacaaatatagaaatatatatgtacatataaataaatcttttacatatatatatatatatatatatatatatttatttatgtactataaaaacaaatatactcttattattatattatataactttataaataatcactcattataattttattaaaaaaaaagaagggaaaaaaaaaaaaaaaaaaaaaaaaaaaaaaactaattACACtctttaatacatataaatatttttaaattatggGAATACTACAAATGATTTCCCACAATacaaattgtttttttttttttattattattattattataattgtaatttttttttttttttttttgtttttgttttttttaaccttcataaaaatttttcaattttctttttcttttgatttttttgaCCCCATCAGCACCATCCGTGGCGAGTGGATCATTTTctgaattattaattttttttttattttcctcaTTTAAGaattctttaatatattctctTTCCATTTGTTTTCTGTAAGCAATACATTGTTGTTTCACATTTTCTATTTCTTCATATGACATATTTTTAGTAACAAGAAATCTTTTTGCTCTTCTTTTACCACCACTAACTTTATATTGTGCAGTCCAACTACTTCTgcttttttcaaaatatactCCTGAAACTCCT
It encodes the following:
- a CDS encoding histo-aspartic protease — its product is MKLTIKEEDFTNNFMKNEEAFNTYRVTKVKKWNAKRIFKIFFLTIFLVVTGGFSYYIYENVVFQKNRKVNHIIKTSKYSTVGFDIENSYDRLMKTVKEHKLKNYIIESVNLFKKGITKKNYLGSEFDNVELKDLANVLSFGEAKLGDNGQKFNFLFHTASSNIWVPSIKCTSEGCENKNHYDSSQSKTYEKDDSPVKLTSKSGTISGVFSKDLVTIGKLSVPYKFIEMTEIVGFEPFYSESTVDGVFGLGWKDLSIGSIDPYVVELKTQNKIEQALYTIYLPPEDKNKGYLTIGGIEERFFDGPLTFEKLNHDLMWQVDFDVHYGNVSAKKANVILDTATSAITVPTEFFNQFVESASVFKVPFLSLYVTTCGNNKLPTLEYRSPNKVYTLEPKQYLEPLENIFSALCMLNIVPIDLEKNTFVLGDPFMRKYFTVYDYDTHSVGFALAKNL